The following proteins are encoded in a genomic region of Plasmodium sp. gorilla clade G2 genome assembly, chromosome: 2:
- a CDS encoding serine repeat antigen 2, putative yields MKFHISFFLILYIVFFKNTIKCENTRDVNAESLSVQSPDAKLQGQNEQQESPIDTPEQPKQLSGSSSGGDTNEQQQERTESQDVGKASGAGAPPSISDQTRAQGQTPAPGQTSAPVQSVATGEALGAGAGTETSVGSGVSATVQVPGTDGASEQTVLPPSQESSSPNGIGESQEQASSGQGAIPKSSDPQKPDTEQKSPAQKDSSKPVLPPAHSFSNLNKSTIPQTIPVKSYFLKHYKGVKVTGSCGVQFQLVIVPHLFINVETKENNIQLEPQFMKLSERIDFEKDKSNLKNKCDANKTQTFKFILYLQDDMITIKWKVDEDKPATPTITTPGKVDLNVDVKRYKLPKLDQPVTSIQIHSLAKDGEKYLMESKDYDLGDKVPEKCEAIANDCFLSGNVDIEKCFQCTLLVKNSDKNDECLKYVSKNIKDRFEEIKTKGEDDEDSDEYEFIASANYILKNMYKKNDTNEKKELLDFKEVDNDLKVELLNYCNLLKDNDVNGILTNEELGNEEDIFNNLTKLLEEHKEENDNVLYNKMKNEALCLKNVNDWMKNKTGLVLPQLKYSLNNVNENNENYIKETVFEEDENGIVDLTKFTVDTNYSSYNHADSLYCNQDYCNRLKDHNNCVSKINVEDQKNCALSWAFASKYHLETIKCMKGYEPVNTSALYVANCGKNENKDVCTEGSNPLVFLQTVEEKGFLPTESNYPYDESKVGDACPEVQTEWDNAFENTKVLDYNNEPFSLGTKGYTAYESEHFKDNMDTFVKLIKDEIKNKGSVIAYVKAENVLGYELNGKKVQNLCGDKTPDHAVNIVGYGNYINDEDEKKSYWLVRNSWGKYWGDDGYFKVDMYGPSNCENNFIHSVVVFNVDVPVNENFDKKENDKFKYYLKNSPDFYHNIYYKNYNLEKHVSPMNTWGKGLHNKLNNDNLVFGQESAVTVEEGQLGTDSARSLRGEASESLETAKGQGSSTSGAGGSSESSHVDTVVNSVVSTDGSLSRSTGEDQNGNADGRLNGSEGGRPNESAGENSSGQSVTQEKSQVGDVSLPASSQEGINTSPSPNVDKNTPGSLPNPTAAHSQPPVEQNDNERGTNAPGSTQTTPVVPTQTADNSKKAQIFHVLKHIKDSKIKMGLVKYENSDNIGADHVCSRTTAVNPEKQEECVKFCDDNWDNCKNKPSPGYCLTQLKKTNECFFCYV; encoded by the exons ATGAAGTTTCATATTTCATTCTttcttatattat atattgtattttttaaaaatacaataaaatgTGAAAACACTAGAGATGTAAATGCAGAATCGTTAAGTGTTCAGAGTCCAGATGCAAAATTACAAGGTCAAAATGAACAACAAGAATCACCAATAGATACTCCAGAACAACCAAAGCAATTGTCAGGATCATCTTCAGGAGGGGACACGAACGAACAACAGCAAGAACGAACAGAATCACAAGATGTAGGAAAAGCATCAGGAGCAGGAGCACCTCCATCAATATCAGATCAAACACGAGCACAAGGACAAACACCAGCCCCAGGACAAACATCAGCACCAGTTCAATCAGTAGCAACAGGTGAAGCATTAGGAGCAGGAGCAGGAACAGAAACATCAGTAGGAAGTGGAGTATCAGCCACAGTACAAGTACCAGGAACAGATGGAGCATCAGAACAAACCGTCTTACCACCATCCCAAGAATCATCATCTCCAAATGGGATAGGTGAATCCCAAGAACAAGCTTCTTCGGGTCAAGGTGCAATTCCAAAATCTTCTGATCCACAAAAGCCAGACACTGAGCAAAAATCACCTGCTCAGAAAGATTCCTCCAAGCCTGTTCTTCCCCCAGCTCATTCATTCTCAAACTTAAACAAATCCACAATCCCTCAAACAATTCCTGTAaaatcttattttttaaaacattataaGGGTGTAAAAGTTACTGGTTCATGTGGTGTACAGTTTCAATTAGTTATTGTACCCCACTTGTTTATCAATGTtgaaacaaaagaaaataatattcaatTAGAACCTCAATTTATGAAATTAAGTGAAAGAATAGATTTTGAAAAGGATAAATCTAATTTAAAGAATAAGTGTGATGCTAACAAAACACAgacatttaaatttatattgtatCTTCAAGATGATATGATAACTATTAAATGGAAGGTAGACGAAGATAAACCTGCCACCCCTACTATTAcaa cTCCAGGTAAAGTAGATTTAAACGTTGATGTCAAAAGATACAAACTACCAAAATTAGATCAACCAGTTACATCTATTCAAATACATTCTCTTGCAAAGGATggagaaaaatatttaatggaAAGTAAAGATTACGACTTAGGAGATAAAGTACCAG AAAAATGTGAGGCTATCGCTAATGATTGTTTCTTAAGCGGAAATGTTGATATTGAAAAATGTTTCCAATGTACATTATTAGTTAAGAATTCTGATAAAAACGATGAATGTCTTAAATACGtatctaaaaatataaaagacaGATTCGaagaaattaaaacaaaGGGAGAGGACGATGAAGATTCTGATGAATATGAATTTATAGCATCtgcaaattatatattaaaaaatatgtacaaaaaaaatgatacaaatgaaaaaaaagaattattagatTTCAAAGAAGTAGATAATGATTTGAAAgtagaattattaaattactGTAATTTATTAAAGGATAATGATGTAAATGGTATATTGACAAATGAAGAATTGGgaaatgaagaagatatatttaataacttAACAAAATTATTAGAGGAACATAAAGAAGAAAACGATAATGttctttataataaaatgaagaatGAAGCATTGtgtttaaaaaatgtaaatgattggatgaaaaataaaactgGATTAGTATTACcacaattaaaatattctttaaataatgtTAATGAGAATAacgaaaattatattaaggAAACTGTTTTtgaagaagatgaaaatGGAATTGTTGATTTAACAAAATTTACAGTAGATACAAATTATTCATCCTATAATCATGCAGATAGTTTATATTGTAATCAAGATTATTGCAATAGATTAAAAGATCATAATAATTGTGTATCCAAAATAAATGTAGAAGATCAAAAGAATTGTGCCTTATCATGGGCTTTTGCATCTAAATATCATTTAGAAACTATTAAATGTATGAAAGGATACGAACCTGTAAATACATCTGCTTTATATGTTGCAAACTGtggtaaaaatgaaaataaagatgtATGCACTGAAGGATCGAATCCATTAGTATTCTTACAAACTGTTGAAGAAAAGGGATTCTTACCAACCGAATCGAATTATCCATATGATGAATCTAAAGTTGGAGATGCTTGTCCAGAAGTACAAACTGAATGGGATAATGCATTTGAAAATACAAAAGTATTAGATTATAACAATGAACCATTTTCTTTAGGCACCAAAGGATATACTGCATATGAAAGTGAACATTTTAAGGATAATATGGATACATTTGTTAAGTTAATAAAAGAcgaaataaagaataaaggTTCAGTTATTGCTTATGTAAAAGCTGAAAATGTTTTAGGATATGAATTAAACGGAAAGAAGGTTCAAAATTTATGTGGTGATAAAACACCTGATCACGCAGTTAATATTGTTGGTTAtggtaattatataaatgatgaagatgagAAAAAATCTTATTGGCTTGTAAGAAATAGTTGGGGTAAATATTGGGGAGATGATGGTTACTTTAAAGTTGATATGTATGGACCATCAAATTGtgaaaataatttcattCACAGTGTAGTAGTATTTAATGTTGATGTACCTGTAAATGAAAATTtcgataaaaaagaaaacgatAAATTTAAGTATTATTTGAAGAACTCTCCAGATTTTTACCAcaacatttattataaaaattataatttagaAAAACATGTATCACCAATGAATACATGGGGTAAGGGAttacataataaattaaataatgataatttggTTTTTGGACAAGAAAGCGCAGTTACTGTTGAAGAAGGACAATTAGGTACAGATTCAGCAAGAAGTCTACGTGGGGAAGCAAGTGAAAGTTTAGAGACAGCTAAAGGTCAGGGTTCCAGTACAAGTGGAGCTGGAGGTTCAAGTGAAAGTTCACATGTAGATACAGTTGTGAATTCAGTTGTAAGTACAGATGGAAGTTTAAGTAGAAGTACAGGTGAAGACCAAAATGGAAATGCAGATGGAAGACTAAATGGAAGTGAAGGTGGAAGACCAAATGAAAGTGCAGGTGAAAATTCAAGTGGACAATCTGTAACACAAGAAAAATCTCAAGTCGGGGATGTATCATTACCAGCATCATCTCAAGAAGGAATAAACACATCACCTTCTCCGAATGTAGATAAAAATACTCCAGGAAGTTTACCAAATCCAACAGCTGCACATTCACAACCTCCCGTAGAACAAAATGATAACGAAAGAGGTACAAATGCTCCAGGAAGTACACAAACTACACCAGTTGTACCCACTCAGACTGCAGACAATAGTAAAAAAGCTCAAATATTCCATgttttaaaacatattaaaGATAGCAAAATAAAGATGGGCTTAGTTAAATATGAGAATTCTGACAATATTGGTGCTGATCACGTATGTTCTAGAACTACTGCTGTAAATCCAGAAAAACAAGAAGAATGTGTGAAATTTTGTGATGATAATTGGGACAACTGTAAAAATAAGCCTTCCCCAGGATATTGTTTAActcaattaaaaaaaacaaatgaatGCTTCTTCTgttatgtataa